Proteins from one Pelosinus sp. IPA-1 genomic window:
- a CDS encoding ABC transporter substrate-binding protein: MATRTKSFTWFLMALFVLSAFILGGCANSQNSTKSKTDPKTIVLGIENESDKINPIFADEHDDAVSLIFSGLTRYNEKNEVIPDLATGWDVSPDQLTYTFKLRNDVKWHDGKPFTAEDVKFTIEQGLNPKNNSPIKERFEEIKEVQVVDPYTVKIILKTPFPLLVNVMATGMIPKHILEGKDINTDGFNMAPIGTGPFTYSEWKKGQYLMLSGNKDFYRGTPKSEKVILKFIPDQNVRAVQLETGEIDIALIDPMQIERISKNQKLQVTRIDTADYRVMMYNRINPLWDDVKVRQAMNYAVDRDALVKGVLLGWGKVAYGPLQMNWANNANVNQYGYNPEKAKQLLSEAGWTPGADGILQKDGKKLSFKLTTFVHDPVRVALVNALSTQFKKIGVDAIPDPREKGSFKIGQMDTFLLGWGSPFDPDEDTYRLFHSSQIGKANYQNYKNDKVDSLLLKARETGDKNERLKLYGDFQTELSNDPAFNFLVYLDVAIVTNKNLSGIKARTLGHHGAGYTWNLEEWSKQ, encoded by the coding sequence ATGGCGACAAGGACAAAGTCCTTTACTTGGTTTCTTATGGCATTGTTTGTACTTTCAGCCTTTATCTTAGGTGGCTGTGCCAATAGTCAAAATAGTACGAAATCGAAAACCGATCCTAAGACGATTGTATTGGGTATTGAAAATGAATCAGATAAAATCAATCCAATTTTTGCAGATGAGCATGATGATGCAGTTTCTCTGATTTTTAGTGGCCTTACTCGGTATAATGAAAAAAATGAGGTGATTCCTGATTTGGCTACAGGTTGGGATGTTTCGCCTGACCAATTAACCTATACTTTTAAACTGCGCAATGATGTAAAATGGCATGACGGCAAACCTTTTACAGCCGAAGATGTAAAGTTCACCATTGAACAGGGGCTGAATCCTAAAAACAATTCTCCAATTAAAGAACGATTTGAAGAGATTAAAGAAGTTCAAGTAGTTGATCCATATACGGTAAAAATTATTTTAAAAACACCATTTCCTCTATTGGTAAATGTCATGGCGACTGGAATGATACCGAAACATATTTTAGAAGGGAAAGACATCAATACTGATGGATTTAATATGGCACCGATTGGTACAGGTCCATTTACATATTCGGAGTGGAAAAAAGGACAGTATCTAATGCTGAGTGGGAATAAAGATTTTTATCGTGGCACTCCAAAATCGGAGAAAGTTATATTAAAATTTATTCCAGATCAAAATGTGCGGGCAGTACAACTAGAAACTGGCGAAATTGACATTGCATTGATTGACCCTATGCAAATTGAACGAATCAGCAAAAATCAAAAATTACAAGTTACCCGCATAGATACTGCGGACTACCGAGTTATGATGTACAATCGAATCAATCCTCTCTGGGATGATGTAAAAGTTAGACAAGCAATGAATTATGCAGTTGATCGTGATGCGTTGGTTAAGGGAGTGTTGCTTGGTTGGGGTAAGGTTGCCTACGGTCCCCTGCAAATGAATTGGGCAAACAATGCGAATGTAAATCAATATGGATATAATCCGGAGAAAGCAAAACAGCTTCTGTCTGAAGCTGGATGGACACCGGGAGCAGATGGAATCTTACAAAAAGATGGGAAAAAGCTTTCCTTTAAGTTAACTACGTTTGTTCATGATCCAGTAAGGGTAGCGTTGGTCAATGCACTTAGTACGCAATTTAAGAAAATTGGTGTTGACGCTATTCCAGATCCTCGGGAAAAAGGTTCCTTTAAAATTGGTCAAATGGATACATTCCTCTTAGGTTGGGGTAGTCCTTTCGATCCTGATGAAGATACTTATCGCTTGTTCCACAGTTCGCAAATCGGAAAAGCCAATTATCAGAACTATAAGAATGATAAAGTGGATAGCTTGCTCTTAAAAGCACGGGAAACCGGTGATAAAAATGAGAGGCTAAAACTGTACGGCGATTTTCAAACCGAGCTAAGTAATGATCCAGCTTTCAACTTCCTAGTTTATCTAGATGTGGCTATTGTTACGAATAAAAACTTGAGCGGTATTAAAGCTCGTACTTTGGGGCACCATGGCGCAGGATACACTTGGAATCTTGAAGAGTGGAGCAAACAATAA
- a CDS encoding ABC transporter permease: protein MLGFFLRRLLASIPVLFVVSLCAFFLIHLAHGDPAVAMYGSHLEKMRPEDQIRIRTNLGLDEPLPLQYGKWVSGVLRGELGRSYMDGRDVSDILLSRLPNTIILNLAAMSLMLVLAVVIGMIAAIKQYSWFDYFSTCFAFLFYSIPSFWLALLAILFFSVYLGWLPSSGLSTIGQEFNVGDRLLHLILPTIVLAVSHIGAYIRFVRSSLLEVLSQDYILTAHAKGLWPRYIYYIHAFRNALIPLITYVGMSFSSLIGGGYLVETVFAYPGIGQLTIYSAATRDYPLLMGTVLLTGVFVVMGNLLADVCCAWADPRLQLEGSERRIGTHG, encoded by the coding sequence ATGCTTGGCTTTTTCCTACGGCGACTTTTGGCTAGTATCCCTGTATTGTTTGTCGTGAGCCTTTGTGCTTTTTTCTTAATTCATCTAGCTCATGGCGATCCGGCAGTGGCGATGTATGGTAGTCATTTAGAGAAGATGCGCCCTGAAGATCAAATTCGTATTCGTACTAATTTAGGACTTGATGAGCCTTTACCATTGCAGTATGGGAAGTGGGTGTCTGGTGTTCTAAGAGGGGAATTAGGGCGATCCTATATGGATGGGCGGGATGTGAGTGATATACTCCTATCCCGTCTTCCTAATACGATTATTTTGAATTTGGCGGCTATGTCATTGATGCTTGTATTAGCAGTTGTGATCGGCATGATCGCTGCAATAAAGCAATATTCTTGGTTTGATTATTTCAGTACCTGTTTTGCTTTTTTGTTTTACTCCATTCCTAGCTTTTGGTTGGCACTATTAGCTATTTTGTTTTTTTCTGTTTATCTAGGATGGTTACCATCCTCTGGACTTAGTACGATTGGACAGGAATTCAATGTAGGCGATCGTTTGCTGCATTTAATTTTACCGACCATCGTCTTGGCGGTGAGCCATATCGGTGCGTATATCCGTTTTGTTCGCTCCAGTTTACTAGAAGTATTGAGTCAGGATTATATTTTAACAGCTCATGCCAAAGGCTTATGGCCACGGTATATTTATTATATTCATGCCTTTCGTAATGCATTAATTCCGTTGATTACCTATGTTGGTATGTCCTTTTCTTCATTGATTGGCGGTGGGTATTTAGTAGAAACGGTTTTTGCCTATCCTGGGATTGGACAATTGACAATTTACTCGGCAGCTACCAGAGATTATCCACTTCTTATGGGAACTGTTCTGTTAACAGGGGTATTTGTCGTTATGGGAAATTTGTTAGCAGATGTTTGTTGTGCTTGGGCTGATCCTCGTCTCCAATTAGAGGGAAGTGAACGGAGGATTGGTACACATGGATAA
- a CDS encoding ABC transporter permease translates to MDKEVGQYTFWQRFFLHKIGNFGLGILVLFTLLAIFAPIIAPHSPVDTNLEVVRQAPQAGYWFGTDELGRDVFSRLLYGARVSLLVGISSVLLSTTIGLGFGLISGYAGGILDNIMMRLVDGLLSLPSLILVIALQSFGKQGLWSVVLVIAATNWMQTARLVRTEFLSMKQRPFVKAAVTTGTSDWNLIFRHILPNCLASVVVLATINVGHAIVTEAALSFLGLGIPPHQPSWGNMLMGGQRSILAGCWWITFFPGVMIVATVLAVNFVGDAIRDALDPLSLRNTKQTSKVS, encoded by the coding sequence ATGGATAAAGAAGTAGGGCAGTATACTTTTTGGCAACGCTTTTTTTTGCACAAAATCGGCAATTTTGGTTTAGGGATTCTTGTACTTTTTACATTACTGGCGATCTTTGCACCAATCATTGCGCCTCATAGTCCGGTGGATACCAATCTGGAAGTAGTGCGTCAAGCCCCACAAGCCGGCTATTGGTTTGGTACGGATGAGCTGGGGAGAGATGTTTTTAGTCGGTTGCTATATGGTGCCCGAGTATCTCTGTTAGTGGGGATTAGTTCTGTTCTGCTATCAACTACTATCGGATTGGGTTTTGGTCTGATAAGTGGTTATGCGGGAGGAATTCTAGATAATATTATGATGCGTTTGGTTGATGGATTGCTTTCCTTGCCTTCCTTGATATTGGTTATTGCACTACAATCCTTTGGGAAGCAGGGGTTATGGAGTGTCGTATTGGTGATTGCTGCGACCAATTGGATGCAGACCGCTCGTTTAGTCCGGACGGAATTTTTGAGTATGAAACAGCGCCCTTTTGTAAAAGCGGCAGTGACCACAGGAACGTCAGATTGGAATTTGATATTTCGGCATATCTTGCCTAATTGTTTGGCTTCAGTGGTGGTTCTTGCTACGATTAATGTAGGGCATGCCATTGTTACGGAAGCAGCTCTCAGTTTTTTGGGATTAGGTATCCCACCTCATCAGCCTTCTTGGGGTAATATGCTCATGGGAGGTCAGCGGAGTATTTTAGCAGGATGCTGGTGGATTACCTTCTTTCCAGGGGTGATGATTGTAGCTACGGTATTGGCTGTTAACTTTGTAGGGGATGCCATCCGAGATGCTTTAGATCCACTCTCATTGCGAAATACCAAACAGACCAGTAAAGTGAGTTGA
- a CDS encoding ABC transporter ATP-binding protein, producing the protein MKQSCCLEIKNLSVQITNGQEMLHPLKKVFLKVPTGKIIGIVGESGSGKSMLARSILGLADIQNKNIRCSGEIWFEGMDLMTLSVSQMRPLRGAKISLVLQDPMTALNPVLPILWQLQELFTTHRGYSKREAKKESIAILHKVGLPKPETLSYRFPHQLSGGMRQRVMIAMALALKPALIIADEPTTALDVTLQAQILTELKKLQEEYGVTILLISHDMSVIAEMADEVAVMRQGEIIEYNDCCTLFDQPEHEYTKRLILASRLEENDDKKWSSNRYVED; encoded by the coding sequence GTGAAACAAAGTTGCTGTCTAGAGATTAAAAATTTATCAGTGCAGATTACGAATGGTCAAGAAATGCTGCACCCATTGAAAAAAGTATTCTTAAAAGTTCCTACTGGTAAAATCATTGGAATCGTTGGCGAGAGCGGATCAGGAAAATCAATGCTTGCTCGTTCTATCTTAGGATTGGCAGATATTCAGAATAAAAATATTCGGTGTAGTGGGGAAATATGGTTTGAGGGTATGGACTTGATGACCTTGAGTGTAAGCCAGATGCGACCTTTGCGGGGAGCAAAGATCAGTCTGGTATTGCAAGATCCGATGACAGCGTTGAACCCCGTTTTGCCAATCCTTTGGCAGTTACAGGAATTGTTCACAACCCACCGGGGATATTCGAAGAGAGAGGCTAAGAAGGAAAGTATTGCGATATTACATAAAGTAGGGTTGCCTAAACCAGAAACATTATCTTATCGATTTCCTCATCAATTAAGTGGTGGGATGCGGCAACGTGTGATGATTGCCATGGCATTGGCATTAAAGCCGGCATTAATTATTGCCGATGAACCAACTACTGCATTGGATGTAACTTTGCAGGCGCAAATTTTGACAGAGTTAAAAAAGCTACAAGAAGAGTATGGCGTCACTATTTTGCTCATATCTCATGATATGAGCGTGATTGCCGAGATGGCTGATGAGGTGGCTGTAATGCGGCAGGGGGAAATTATTGAATACAATGATTGCTGTACTTTATTTGATCAACCTGAGCACGAATATACCAAGAGGTTAATTTTGGCAAGCCGATTAGAAGAAAATGATGATAAGAAATGGAGTTCCAATCGATATGTTGAAGATTGA
- a CDS encoding ABC transporter ATP-binding protein — translation MLKIEGVIKHYRLHRSWLAGHEIVKAVDDVSLTVKPGESLGIVGESGCGKSTLAKLIMMLETPTNGSIYFDGQNIAQLSNQCRRELRRDVQIVFQDTYASLNPRFSIEESLEEPILNFSLERKFPLAKRLQEMLDIVELPKSMLLRYPSELSGGERQRVCIARALILQPRFIIFDEATSGLDVTLQSQILAMLKELRREMGLTYLFITHNLKLIPYITERVAVMYKGKVVEMMDSSKLNQAVHPYTQMLLAAIPVTHPQERRIRDAIVFDDKQWDELKKNNGCKFYPRCSNSDPVCGEIEPKMTRCDHGGMISCRRYKKE, via the coding sequence ATGTTGAAGATTGAAGGCGTTATCAAACATTATCGTCTGCATCGCAGTTGGTTAGCTGGTCATGAAATTGTCAAAGCGGTGGATGATGTCAGTTTGACCGTGAAACCTGGCGAGAGTTTGGGCATTGTGGGGGAAAGCGGTTGTGGGAAAAGTACTCTAGCCAAACTGATCATGATGCTAGAAACTCCAACGAATGGTTCTATTTATTTTGATGGACAAAATATTGCTCAATTGTCAAACCAATGCCGCCGTGAATTGCGTCGGGATGTTCAGATTGTGTTTCAAGACACGTATGCATCCCTCAATCCTCGCTTTAGTATAGAGGAATCTCTTGAAGAACCTATTTTAAATTTTTCATTGGAACGCAAGTTTCCTCTTGCAAAACGCTTACAGGAAATGTTAGATATTGTGGAATTGCCTAAAAGTATGTTACTGCGCTATCCCTCTGAGCTAAGTGGCGGTGAAAGGCAGCGGGTTTGTATTGCTAGAGCTTTGATACTGCAGCCACGGTTTATCATTTTTGATGAAGCGACTTCGGGACTTGATGTAACGTTGCAGAGTCAGATCCTCGCAATGTTAAAAGAGCTCCGTAGGGAAATGGGTTTAACTTATTTGTTTATTACCCATAATTTAAAACTGATTCCCTATATCACGGAAAGAGTAGCCGTCATGTATAAGGGGAAAGTAGTGGAAATGATGGATAGTAGTAAGCTAAATCAAGCGGTACATCCTTATACACAGATGTTGTTGGCAGCTATTCCTGTAACTCATCCTCAAGAAAGACGGATTCGTGATGCTATTGTTTTTGACGATAAACAATGGGATGAATTGAAAAAAAATAATGGGTGTAAATTTTATCCTCGATGTTCAAATTCTGATCCTGTTTGTGGTGAAATAGAACCAAAGATGACCAGGTGTGATCATGGGGGTATGATATCCTGTCGCCGTTATAAAAAAGAATAG
- a CDS encoding heavy-metal-associated domain-containing protein: MCKDCHCGSSVMNKQITVHVEGIKASSDAKIIEKALLELPGIFRVHIHTHDGQTKIDYHPTLVSNDEITKKIEVIGYKLKAV; encoded by the coding sequence ATGTGTAAAGATTGTCATTGTGGTTCAAGTGTAATGAATAAACAGATAACAGTGCATGTAGAAGGTATTAAAGCATCGAGTGACGCGAAGATAATTGAAAAAGCCTTGTTAGAATTACCTGGTATCTTTCGTGTTCATATTCACACTCATGATGGTCAAACTAAAATTGACTACCATCCTACTCTTGTGTCTAACGATGAAATAACAAAAAAAATAGAAGTAATAGGATATAAACTCAAGGCAGTATAA
- a CDS encoding M3 family oligoendopeptidase has translation MKDENFKLSELPYERITIESFEKETSKIIKDFNAAKNGKEQFLVHKEYYTVMGKVSTAMTLAGMRHDGNVSDKFYEGEQDYYDEVSPKIDSFKVKYQKLLFNSNYRTYFENKIGQVPFKDIEIQLKAFDDVLIPLKQEENILTSRYNKLIAQTKVKFRGETLNLSLLGKYLKSKDRATRMEASKVRSEKLLTIADELDEIFDKLVANRNKQAKAMKYGNYVELGYYNMKRNSYDKNDVAKFRNQVKKFLVPVASKIHEERRKRLGLEKLDFVDEGVYFLEGNPIPLGTADDIFAAGKNMYSELSSETKEFFNFMLKHELFDVLGRPNKATGGYMEMLMLYKAPIIFANFNGTSGDVDVMTHECGHAFQGYLTRNDEIVEHNNITNETAEVHSMSMEFFTGKWMDLFFGNRGDDYRRMHLEDAIAFIPYGCMIDEFQEKIYTKPELTPSARREVWKQLEKEYKPHLAFEDDEFYSDGRTWQLQKHVYNWPFYYIDYCLAQTCALQFKIRMDEDYKDAWQRYIAFCLESAKDYFPNMLHNVGLKSPFEDGFMKELVEKIKL, from the coding sequence ATGAAAGACGAAAATTTTAAATTATCAGAGCTTCCTTATGAAAGAATAACAATTGAATCTTTTGAAAAAGAAACTTCGAAAATAATAAAAGACTTTAATGCTGCAAAAAATGGAAAAGAACAATTTTTAGTTCATAAAGAATATTACACTGTAATGGGAAAAGTCAGTACTGCAATGACTTTAGCGGGAATGAGACATGATGGTAATGTGTCAGATAAATTTTATGAAGGGGAACAGGACTATTATGATGAAGTATCTCCTAAAATTGACAGTTTCAAAGTGAAATATCAGAAACTACTTTTTAATTCTAACTATAGAACTTACTTTGAAAATAAGATAGGACAAGTTCCCTTTAAAGATATTGAAATTCAGTTAAAAGCTTTTGATGATGTACTTATTCCACTTAAACAGGAAGAAAATATTCTTACATCAAGATATAATAAATTAATCGCACAAACTAAGGTTAAATTTAGAGGAGAAACACTTAATCTTTCTTTATTAGGAAAATATTTAAAGTCAAAAGACAGGGCAACAAGAATGGAAGCATCAAAAGTGAGAAGTGAAAAGCTACTTACTATTGCAGATGAATTAGATGAGATTTTTGATAAGCTTGTAGCTAATCGTAATAAACAGGCAAAGGCAATGAAATATGGTAATTATGTTGAACTTGGTTATTACAATATGAAACGTAATTCATATGATAAAAATGATGTGGCTAAATTTAGAAATCAAGTTAAGAAATTTCTTGTTCCAGTTGCATCTAAGATTCATGAAGAGAGAAGAAAACGCCTTGGTTTAGAAAAACTTGACTTTGTTGATGAAGGAGTTTATTTCCTTGAAGGAAATCCTATTCCTCTTGGAACTGCTGATGATATTTTTGCAGCAGGCAAAAATATGTATAGCGAATTATCTTCTGAGACAAAGGAATTTTTTAACTTTATGTTAAAGCATGAATTATTTGATGTATTAGGAAGACCTAATAAAGCTACAGGTGGCTATATGGAGATGCTTATGCTTTATAAGGCACCAATTATTTTTGCTAATTTTAATGGTACAAGTGGTGATGTGGATGTGATGACACATGAATGTGGTCATGCCTTTCAAGGATACCTGACAAGAAATGATGAAATAGTAGAGCATAACAACATAACGAATGAAACCGCTGAAGTCCACTCAATGTCAATGGAATTTTTTACAGGCAAATGGATGGATTTATTCTTTGGTAACAGAGGCGATGATTATAGAAGAATGCACCTTGAAGATGCCATTGCATTTATACCATATGGATGTATGATAGATGAATTTCAGGAAAAAATTTATACAAAACCAGAACTTACTCCTAGCGCACGAAGAGAAGTTTGGAAACAGTTAGAAAAAGAATATAAGCCACATCTTGCTTTTGAAGATGATGAATTCTATAGTGATGGACGTACTTGGCAGTTACAGAAGCATGTGTATAATTGGCCATTCTATTATATTGATTATTGTCTTGCACAAACATGTGCACTTCAATTTAAAATAAGAATGGATGAGGATTACAAGGATGCTTGGCAAAGATATATTGCATTCTGTTTGGAATCAGCAAAAGATTATTTCCCTAATATGCTCCATAATGTTGGGCTCAAAAGTCCGTTTGAAGATGGATTTATGAAAGAGCTTGTTGAGAAGATTAAATTATAG
- a CDS encoding serine protease — MLKKLIHFLFIFFVIYSLTIPGFAASLPEEDLNRQQAIDTYFKDKPENPIEGIWITDDNKYEIAIVKNDFSLCQGYDYIGLTVQTTDHAWATGKIKLQLKATAIPKLFTGLINKNPNSYLTLTDEQSFGTTFGMASNNMIEYTNEKKERKFLIRIYPVDEDAAKANRSGTGFFITNDLIVTNYHVVDKAKTIEIKHNNGQKSSATVITKDPINDLALLKVSKSDFSVNPLPIANIQNTKDGDTVYTVGFPLPGLLGTKAKLSEGIINSITGIQDDVRMFQISIPIQPGNSGGPLLNAKGQVVGVVTASVNPYKTLLFAGTFPQNVNFAMKINYAANLLNTLTEAVHLPSKKASSELTPAQIMVLAKEAVVQVEVK; from the coding sequence TTGTTAAAAAAATTAATACATTTCTTATTTATTTTTTTTGTGATTTATTCCCTTACTATACCAGGTTTTGCCGCATCATTGCCTGAGGAAGATTTAAACAGACAGCAAGCGATTGATACTTATTTTAAAGATAAACCTGAAAATCCAATTGAAGGTATTTGGATAACAGATGATAATAAATATGAAATTGCTATTGTTAAAAATGATTTCTCTCTATGTCAGGGATATGATTATATAGGACTTACAGTTCAAACTACCGATCATGCATGGGCTACAGGAAAAATCAAACTACAACTAAAGGCTACTGCAATTCCTAAGTTGTTTACCGGGCTAATTAATAAAAACCCTAACAGTTACCTCACTTTAACAGATGAACAATCTTTTGGAACTACCTTTGGGATGGCAAGTAATAATATGATTGAATACACCAATGAAAAAAAAGAAAGAAAGTTTCTCATTAGAATATATCCTGTGGATGAGGATGCTGCCAAGGCTAATCGCTCCGGCACTGGTTTTTTTATAACGAATGATTTAATTGTAACCAACTATCATGTGGTAGATAAAGCCAAAACTATTGAAATTAAACATAACAACGGTCAGAAGTCATCCGCGACTGTTATTACAAAAGATCCTATTAATGACTTGGCTCTCTTAAAAGTAAGTAAATCGGATTTCTCCGTAAACCCATTACCAATAGCTAATATCCAAAATACTAAAGATGGCGATACCGTATATACTGTTGGCTTCCCGTTACCCGGTCTGCTAGGTACCAAAGCCAAACTAAGTGAAGGAATCATTAATAGCATAACAGGCATTCAGGATGATGTACGAATGTTTCAAATTAGTATTCCCATACAACCTGGGAATAGCGGCGGTCCATTACTAAACGCTAAGGGGCAAGTGGTAGGTGTTGTCACTGCTTCGGTAAATCCATATAAGACTCTTTTATTTGCAGGAACATTCCCACAGAATGTTAACTTTGCAATGAAAATTAACTATGCCGCTAATCTCCTAAACACGCTTACTGAAGCAGTACACCTCCCTAGTAAAAAAGCCTCTAGTGAACTTACTCCTGCCCAAATCATGGTCTTGGCTAAAGAGGCCGTTGTGCAGGTTGAGGTAAAATAG
- a CDS encoding ABC transporter permease, protein MNWWHILKREIRQMFITDRRRAIFIFGASLAYLILFSLLYGTHTIKAVPLVIYDEDQTQFSRSLIQAFDDSERFQIVGYVTTQNDMENMLREKEVYAAVHIPIKFAKDTKSGHSSTVLLMADGKNILITNTVTTAAQEIITAFAKEAGAKLTETNNGQLPSMALHRTAPIDFRLRVLNNPTQSYLSFFVIGLCMAAFQQGVFLAVGASIMNEYQNPGELKNAHPLSIMAGKLFPYWISGTVAFFITVIAAVHLFEIPGKASLTSLLFLSAAFLFAAVGFSAFIASICNNELTFTRISIAYTVPAFVLSGYTWPQEAMDTVGKTISYTFPLSYFSNTVRELMIAGYSPFLYRNSLILLLIGTTLTGMATVCYTWRLKQKVPT, encoded by the coding sequence ATGAATTGGTGGCATATACTCAAGCGGGAAATCCGTCAAATGTTCATCACTGATCGGCGCCGGGCCATCTTTATTTTTGGAGCCTCCTTGGCTTATCTGATTTTATTCAGTCTGCTGTATGGCACTCATACGATAAAAGCGGTACCTTTGGTTATCTACGACGAAGACCAAACGCAATTCAGCCGTTCCCTTATTCAGGCATTCGACGACTCCGAACGGTTTCAAATTGTTGGCTATGTCACAACACAAAATGATATGGAAAATATGCTGCGTGAAAAAGAGGTCTATGCTGCCGTGCACATTCCCATAAAGTTTGCAAAGGACACCAAATCCGGGCACTCTTCCACCGTGCTTTTAATGGCTGACGGCAAAAATATTCTCATTACCAATACGGTAACCACTGCAGCCCAGGAAATCATTACCGCCTTTGCCAAAGAAGCAGGAGCCAAGCTGACCGAAACAAACAATGGACAACTGCCTTCCATGGCACTACACAGAACAGCCCCTATTGATTTTCGCTTACGGGTACTCAACAATCCGACCCAAAGCTATCTTTCCTTCTTTGTCATAGGATTGTGCATGGCTGCTTTTCAACAGGGAGTTTTCCTGGCAGTCGGCGCGAGCATCATGAACGAATATCAAAATCCGGGCGAACTAAAAAACGCCCACCCTTTGAGCATTATGGCTGGCAAGTTATTTCCGTATTGGATTTCAGGCACAGTAGCCTTTTTCATTACAGTAATCGCCGCCGTCCATCTCTTTGAAATTCCCGGCAAAGCATCGTTGACAAGCTTACTCTTCCTGTCTGCAGCCTTTCTCTTTGCTGCCGTCGGTTTTAGCGCCTTCATTGCTTCTATTTGCAACAACGAACTGACCTTTACTCGAATATCGATAGCCTATACCGTTCCGGCCTTCGTACTTTCCGGCTACACCTGGCCGCAAGAAGCCATGGATACAGTGGGGAAAACCATATCTTACACCTTCCCCTTATCTTACTTTTCTAATACCGTCCGCGAACTGATGATTGCCGGTTATTCACCTTTTCTCTACCGTAATAGCTTGATTTTGCTTCTAATAGGAACAACGCTCACCGGTATGGCAACGGTATGTTACACCTGGAGGCTAAAACAGAAAGTGCCAACATAA
- a CDS encoding ABC transporter permease, with protein MTLKEIVLLELQALFRRKSPVVLLLFGVPILYSLLFGCAYSNNVIKYVPTVIYDQDQTATSRALSQAYIDSERYQVVAQVTSQEAMEQSLRENEALVAISIPPKFAQNIKLGIASEILIEANSTNNMFANAVISSSQEIIQTFSAATGQKLLEAINQLPAPALRSAASVKLGVRIINNPTTSYTNFMLAGLVANGLQIAILLVAGTLIVKEYSQLSRWQGTSSASIVIGKLLSCWLCAIGVFITCLGVITVFFGVPFRGNPASILLLGSAFTFLVINLSFFFSAITSNEVNALQVPLLYIMPGLLYSGLSWPHFSMNDFAQVFSSLMPLTYMADTLRDLLLAGYSSTLLKNIFIMFTSGSVLCLVTVFIFSKHRKRLENQIAKEALL; from the coding sequence ATGACACTGAAGGAAATTGTGCTTTTAGAACTACAGGCCCTATTTCGGCGCAAATCACCTGTAGTTTTGCTGCTCTTTGGCGTTCCAATACTTTATAGCCTTCTTTTTGGCTGTGCCTATAGCAATAATGTCATCAAATATGTACCCACCGTAATCTATGATCAGGACCAAACAGCAACAAGCCGGGCATTATCCCAGGCTTATATCGACTCGGAACGTTATCAAGTGGTCGCCCAAGTGACAAGTCAGGAAGCTATGGAACAATCTCTGCGTGAGAACGAAGCTCTAGTAGCCATCTCCATTCCACCCAAGTTTGCACAGAATATCAAACTAGGTATAGCTTCAGAAATTCTGATCGAGGCGAACTCTACCAACAATATGTTTGCCAATGCCGTTATTTCTTCTAGTCAAGAGATCATCCAGACGTTTTCGGCAGCAACCGGTCAAAAACTATTGGAAGCGATCAATCAACTGCCTGCTCCTGCCCTACGGTCAGCTGCCTCCGTTAAACTAGGAGTTAGGATTATCAATAATCCTACCACCTCCTATACCAATTTTATGCTGGCCGGGTTAGTAGCGAACGGTTTACAAATTGCTATTCTATTAGTGGCAGGTACCCTCATAGTCAAAGAATACAGCCAACTTTCTCGCTGGCAAGGTACGTCGTCGGCATCTATCGTAATCGGCAAGCTGCTGTCCTGCTGGCTATGCGCTATAGGTGTCTTTATTACATGCTTAGGCGTCATCACGGTATTCTTTGGCGTACCTTTTCGAGGTAATCCCGCCAGCATTTTACTATTGGGCAGTGCCTTCACCTTTCTCGTCATAAATCTTAGCTTTTTCTTTTCTGCCATTACCAGCAATGAAGTAAATGCCCTGCAAGTACCGCTGCTCTATATCATGCCTGGACTTTTATATAGCGGACTCAGTTGGCCCCATTTTTCCATGAATGATTTCGCCCAAGTCTTTTCTTCCCTTATGCCACTCACTTACATGGCCGATACGCTGCGAGATCTGCTGCTGGCCGGCTACTCATCAACCTTGCTGAAAAATATTTTTATCATGTTTACTAGTGGCAGCGTACTGTGCTTAGTAACTGTTTTTATTTTCTCTAAGCATCGGAAGAGATTAGAAAACCAAATAGCTAAGGAGGCTCTACTATGA